The proteins below are encoded in one region of Aquisphaera giovannonii:
- a CDS encoding S9 family peptidase, translating into MPCALVAIVALMLAEVPDPLPGTRPLRQSGDLASAMVDGIDRFLLRKIDDSAGRRGAFWDRRLGDEQAFVAANEPNRLRLHKILGLRGGPIRTSGIPLDAMEVLSDTRNGPTIAEDATVRVVAVRWEAYRDVHGEGLMLIPKGDNRHLADVVAIPDSTQTPEALCGLEPGVAEESRFPLRLARSGCRVIVPVLVDRGATNEGIPHREHVYRSAFELGRHLIGYEANKVLSALMWLHADRDRDGDRRPIGVIGYGDGGMLALYTSAIQASARATCVSGYFGDRSRIWTEPVDRNVFGLLERFGDAEVAAMIAPRALIVEASRVPDVKVPPGGRAAPGSLAGQGGPTVRAEAKRADRMVAGLPGAGAIAVVGDGATPFGSREALGLFLKALRPELEVREATPLPPPVGALPDRDARASRALRELDRLNAEVLEESAGVREQFFKGVDASSLESFRRTIEPYRRTFEDDVIGRFDDVPLSPSPRSRKVFDEARYAGYEVMLDVFPDVFAYGILLVPKGIRPGERRPVVVCQHGLEGRPSDVADPRVNNPAYNQFAIRLAERGFITFSPQNPYIFHDRFRTLQRKANPLGKTLFSVIIPQHRQIVGWLKSLDFVDPTRIGFYGLSYGGKSAMRIPAAVPDYCLSICSADFNEWVWKNASTKSRYSYVWTGEYEIFEFDLGSTFNYAELAALIAPRPFMVERGHFDTVAPDEQVAFEYAKVRRLYAARLGIPDRTEIEFFVGPHTIHGVGTFRFLHRHLNWPEPRP; encoded by the coding sequence ATGCCATGCGCCCTGGTCGCGATCGTCGCGCTCATGCTTGCCGAGGTGCCTGATCCGCTGCCGGGGACGCGGCCGCTGCGTCAGTCCGGCGATCTGGCCTCGGCGATGGTGGACGGCATCGACCGCTTCCTACTCCGAAAGATCGACGATTCGGCGGGGAGGCGAGGGGCCTTCTGGGATCGCCGCCTGGGGGACGAGCAGGCCTTCGTCGCCGCGAACGAGCCGAACCGGCTCCGATTGCACAAGATCCTGGGTCTGCGCGGCGGGCCGATCCGGACATCCGGGATTCCCCTCGATGCCATGGAAGTGCTGTCGGACACGCGGAACGGGCCGACGATCGCCGAGGACGCGACGGTCCGGGTCGTCGCCGTCCGCTGGGAGGCCTATCGCGACGTGCACGGCGAGGGCCTGATGCTCATCCCGAAGGGCGACAATAGGCACCTCGCCGACGTGGTCGCGATCCCGGACTCCACGCAGACTCCCGAGGCGCTCTGCGGCCTGGAGCCGGGCGTCGCCGAGGAATCTCGCTTCCCCTTGCGGCTTGCGAGGAGCGGCTGCCGCGTCATCGTCCCCGTCCTCGTCGACCGCGGGGCCACGAACGAAGGCATCCCCCATCGGGAGCACGTCTACCGATCGGCGTTCGAGCTGGGGCGTCACCTCATCGGCTACGAGGCCAACAAGGTCCTCTCGGCGCTCATGTGGCTCCACGCCGACCGGGATCGGGACGGCGACCGCAGGCCGATCGGCGTGATCGGCTACGGCGACGGCGGGATGCTCGCCCTCTACACATCGGCCATCCAGGCGAGCGCCCGGGCGACCTGCGTGAGCGGCTACTTCGGGGATCGATCCAGAATCTGGACCGAGCCCGTGGACCGTAACGTCTTCGGCCTCCTGGAGCGTTTCGGGGATGCCGAGGTGGCCGCGATGATCGCCCCGAGGGCCCTGATCGTCGAGGCCTCCAGGGTGCCCGACGTGAAGGTCCCGCCCGGCGGGAGGGCCGCACCCGGCTCGCTCGCGGGCCAGGGCGGGCCCACCGTCAGGGCGGAGGCGAAGCGGGCCGATCGGATGGTGGCGGGGCTCCCCGGGGCCGGCGCCATCGCCGTCGTCGGCGACGGAGCAACGCCCTTCGGTTCACGCGAAGCACTGGGCCTGTTCCTGAAGGCCCTGCGGCCAGAACTCGAGGTGCGCGAGGCGACCCCGCTGCCGCCGCCCGTCGGGGCCCTCCCCGACCGCGACGCGAGGGCATCGAGGGCCCTTCGAGAGCTGGATCGCCTCAATGCGGAGGTGCTCGAGGAGTCGGCCGGAGTGCGCGAGCAGTTCTTCAAGGGCGTGGACGCCTCGTCCCTGGAGTCGTTCCGGAGGACGATCGAGCCGTATCGCAGGACGTTCGAGGATGACGTCATCGGCCGATTCGATGACGTCCCTCTGTCGCCCTCTCCACGGTCGCGCAAGGTCTTCGACGAGGCGAGATACGCGGGCTACGAGGTGATGCTCGACGTCTTCCCGGACGTCTTCGCCTACGGGATCCTCCTCGTGCCGAAGGGCATCCGTCCCGGGGAGCGGCGGCCGGTTGTCGTCTGCCAGCACGGGCTCGAGGGGCGGCCGAGCGACGTGGCCGATCCCAGGGTGAACAACCCGGCGTACAACCAGTTCGCGATCCGCCTGGCGGAACGCGGATTCATCACGTTTTCACCCCAGAATCCGTATATATTCCACGATCGCTTCCGGACGCTCCAGCGCAAGGCCAACCCGCTGGGGAAGACGCTCTTCTCCGTCATCATCCCCCAGCACCGGCAGATCGTCGGCTGGCTGAAATCGCTCGATTTCGTCGACCCCACGCGGATCGGGTTCTACGGTCTGAGCTACGGCGGGAAGTCGGCGATGCGGATCCCGGCCGCCGTGCCGGACTACTGCCTCTCGATCTGCTCGGCCGACTTCAACGAATGGGTCTGGAAGAACGCCTCGACGAAGTCCCGATACAGCTACGTCTGGACGGGCGAGTACGAGATCTTCGAGTTCGACCTCGGCAGCACGTTCAACTACGCCGAGCTGGCCGCCCTGATCGCACCGAGGCCGTTCATGGTCGAGCGCGGGCACTTCGACACGGTGGCCCCGGATGAGCAGGTCGCCTTCGAGTACGCGAAGGTCCGCCGCCTCTACGCGGCGAGGCTCGGCATCCCCGACCGCACCGAGATCGAGTTCTTCGTCGGCCCGCACACGATCCACGGGGTCGGCACTTTCCGGTTCCTGCACAGGCACTTGAACTGGCCCGAACCGCGGCCGTAG
- a CDS encoding CHRD domain-containing protein has product MPPNATAGTGFARVELDTVGHTLHVEVTFSGLLGATTAAHIHAATDEPSPARPGSRPRRRPSRVSCWASRAGPTMSCSTRSRPRPGTPPMSRVMAAPRSARRRRWRRHWRPARPT; this is encoded by the coding sequence ATCCCCCCCAACGCCACCGCCGGGACGGGGTTCGCCAGGGTGGAGCTCGACACGGTGGGCCACACGTTGCACGTCGAGGTCACCTTCAGCGGGCTGCTCGGCGCGACGACCGCGGCGCACATCCATGCCGCGACGGACGAACCTTCACCGGCACGGCCGGGGTCGCGACCACGACGCCGACCTTCCCGAGTTTCCTGCTGGGCGTCACGAGCGGGACCTACGATGAGCTGTTCGACACGATCAAGGCCTCGACCTGGTACCCCGCCTATGTCGCGGGTCATGGCGGCACCGCGCTCGGCGCGGAGGCGGCGCTGGCGGAGGCACTGGCGGCCGGCAAGGCCTACCTGA
- a CDS encoding ThuA domain-containing protein yields the protein MRHSAKHLRPGWLLAAIATLALGHTGATAGGPERGSRLDVTLRSRVEDRGHPGRFALVERVESWVPAETAVIVCDMWDFHHCLNAVRRGSEMAPTMDRVLKEMRGRGVTIIHAPSDCMDAYKGHAARRRALETPRSANIPAGIGSWCDRIPAEERGRYPIDQSDGGEDDDPAEHSAWAAKLAGMGRNPKAPWKSQTDLLTIDEAADFISADGEEIWSILEARGIRNVVLMGVHLNMCVLGRPFGLRQLSKNGKNVALMRDLTDTMYNPARAPFVGHFAGTDLMVEHVEKYVCPTVSSEQVLGGAPFRYASDARPRIAFLIDEDEYQTHVSLPAFAAAHLTKDYRVSYLLGSPADPDRLSAIGELDGADLLFVSARRRVLPESQVEALRRFVASGKPVIGIRTASHAFAPRAGKAVPEGRRAWASFDADVLGGNYHNHHDASPAVEVRAVPGAEAHPILAGVDSARIKGHGSLYKVRPLGPSATGLLIGSIPGQEPEPVAWTNAPATGNRVFYTSLGQIDDFASDDFNRLLADAIGWALGRGGPSSGARP from the coding sequence ATGCGACACTCCGCCAAACACCTGCGGCCGGGCTGGCTGCTCGCCGCGATCGCGACGCTGGCGCTGGGACACACCGGCGCCACGGCGGGAGGCCCGGAGAGGGGCTCTCGACTGGATGTGACGCTCCGTTCCCGGGTCGAAGACCGGGGCCACCCGGGACGCTTCGCCCTCGTCGAGAGGGTCGAATCGTGGGTCCCGGCGGAGACCGCGGTCATCGTCTGCGACATGTGGGACTTCCACCATTGCCTCAACGCCGTCCGCCGCGGATCGGAGATGGCGCCGACGATGGACAGGGTCCTCAAGGAGATGCGGGGCCGGGGCGTGACGATCATCCACGCCCCGAGCGACTGCATGGACGCGTACAAGGGCCACGCCGCCCGGCGGCGGGCCCTCGAGACGCCACGCTCCGCCAACATCCCGGCCGGCATCGGTTCCTGGTGCGATCGCATCCCCGCCGAGGAACGCGGCAGGTACCCGATCGACCAGTCCGACGGCGGCGAGGATGACGACCCGGCCGAGCACTCGGCGTGGGCTGCGAAGCTGGCCGGCATGGGCCGTAATCCCAAGGCGCCTTGGAAGTCCCAGACCGATCTCCTGACGATTGACGAGGCCGCGGACTTCATCAGCGCGGACGGCGAGGAAATCTGGAGCATCCTCGAAGCCCGCGGCATCAGGAACGTCGTCCTGATGGGCGTCCACCTCAACATGTGCGTGCTCGGCAGGCCCTTCGGCCTGAGGCAGCTCTCGAAGAACGGCAAGAACGTCGCCCTGATGCGCGACCTAACGGACACGATGTACAACCCGGCGAGGGCCCCCTTCGTGGGGCATTTCGCCGGCACGGACCTGATGGTCGAGCACGTCGAGAAATACGTCTGCCCGACCGTCAGCAGCGAGCAGGTGCTCGGCGGTGCGCCGTTCCGGTACGCGTCGGACGCCCGGCCTCGCATCGCCTTCCTCATCGATGAGGACGAGTATCAGACCCACGTCTCCCTGCCGGCGTTCGCCGCCGCGCACCTCACGAAGGACTATCGGGTCTCCTACCTTCTCGGCAGCCCCGCGGATCCGGACAGGCTCTCGGCGATCGGCGAGCTGGACGGGGCGGACCTCCTTTTCGTGAGCGCCCGGCGGCGTGTCCTCCCGGAATCCCAGGTCGAGGCGCTCCGCCGGTTCGTGGCGTCCGGCAAGCCGGTGATCGGGATCCGTACGGCCAGCCACGCCTTCGCCCCTAGGGCGGGCAAGGCCGTGCCGGAGGGCCGTCGGGCATGGGCGAGCTTCGACGCCGACGTCCTCGGCGGGAACTACCACAACCATCACGACGCGAGCCCCGCCGTGGAGGTCCGAGCGGTCCCGGGGGCCGAGGCCCATCCGATCCTCGCGGGCGTGGATTCGGCGAGGATCAAGGGACACGGGTCGCTCTACAAAGTCCGCCCGCTCGGCCCGTCGGCCACCGGCCTCTTGATCGGGTCGATTCCCGGGCAGGAGCCGGAGCCGGTCGCGTGGACGAACGCGCCGGCCACGGGGAACCGGGTCTTCTACACCTCGCTCGGTCAGATCGACGACTTCGCGAGCGACGACTTCAATCGGCTCCTGGCCGACGCCATTGGATGGGCCCTCGGACGCGGCGGGCCATCCTCCGGGGCCCGCCCATGA
- a CDS encoding CHRD domain-containing protein codes for MKASTWYPAYVAGHGGTALGAEAALAEALAAGKAYLNVHTSQFPSREIRGFFFTVPERSSAVLGWTAALCVLGIASLRRVRTEA; via the coding sequence ATCAAGGCCTCGACCTGGTACCCCGCCTATGTCGCGGGTCATGGCGGCACCGCGCTCGGCGCGGAGGCGGCGCTGGCGGAGGCACTGGCGGCCGGCAAGGCCTACCTGAACGTCCACACGTCGCAATTCCCGTCGCGCGAAATCCGCGGTTTCTTCTTCACGGTCCCCGAGCGTTCGTCCGCCGTGCTCGGGTGGACTGCCGCGCTCTGCGTCCTCGGCATCGCATCGCTGCGCCGAGTTCGGACGGAAGCCTGA
- a CDS encoding PVC-type heme-binding CxxCH protein, which yields MSTRSRRFFRLLPGLGLLTALATPARAADPKPQPLSPAEAARKLVVAEGLKIEQVLAEPTIAQPVFLNFDERGRLWLVEYRQYPNPAGLVELSRDKFWRAVYDKVPAPPPLGDKGLDRITIHEDADGDGTYERHKTFVDGLNIATACVKGRGGVWVLNPPYLLFYPDRDDDDVPDGDPVVHLQGFGLEDTHSVVNSLRWGPDGWLYAAQGSTVSGDVIRPGLDKVPVHSLGQLIWRYHPETRRYEIFAEGGGNAFGVEIDGKGRIFSGHNGGDTRGFHYVQGGYSLKGFQKHGPLSNPYAFGYFPAMKHARVERFTHNFVINEDDALRPQDRGRLFGVEPLQGRVVEAEIFPDGSTFQTRDIGYAVRSTDPWFRPVDIKAGPDGAIYVCDFYEGQIAHLRHHEGTIDPSNGRVYRLSAANAPHRPTPDLRKKPTAELVSVLMTGNRWARNTSLRLLADRRDPAAIPPLREALHSATGQAALEALWGLYLCGGLDPAESARALDHADPYVRLWAVRLLGDANRVGPDVAARLATMARGEPNAEVRSQLACTSRRLPAAQGLPVVANLLARDEDANDVQIPLLLWWAIEARCGADREAVLALFRGPELWSRPIVRKQILVRLMQRFAAAGSQKDLRTCAQLLEAAPDQGSRTLLLQGFEIATKGRSLATMPDELTAALAKSGGGSLLLDLRRGRPGAIEEALKVAADPSADPRRRIAMVEALGETRRPQVVASLKDLAERDGGDVRLAALNALLSFDDPSIAPAILACYPTMPDDARVAAETLLAARKASALALLEAINAGRIDRAAITPETVRTLSVHRDPRIVALVARLWPNAQGAATEQLRREVERLDALARSGAADRAKGKAVYLGLCGKCHVLFGEGGHVGPDLTSYGRNDLPNLLRNIVDPDAEIREGYQTVQVATKDGRILSGLLTEQDPQSLVLRGADGRDIAVRREDVEEIRGSRHSLMPEGILKPLDDAQIRDLLSYLRSSQPLN from the coding sequence GTGAGTACCCGCAGCCGACGATTCTTCCGCCTCCTGCCCGGGCTTGGCCTCCTGACGGCCCTCGCCACGCCCGCCCGCGCGGCCGACCCGAAGCCGCAGCCCCTGTCGCCGGCCGAAGCGGCGCGAAAACTCGTGGTCGCGGAGGGCCTCAAGATCGAGCAAGTCCTGGCGGAGCCGACGATCGCCCAGCCGGTCTTCCTCAACTTCGACGAGCGGGGGCGTCTCTGGCTGGTCGAGTATCGCCAGTATCCCAACCCCGCCGGCCTCGTGGAGCTGAGCCGGGATAAGTTCTGGCGGGCCGTCTACGACAAGGTACCCGCCCCGCCGCCGCTCGGCGACAAGGGCCTCGACCGGATCACGATCCACGAGGACGCCGACGGCGACGGGACCTACGAGCGTCACAAAACGTTCGTGGACGGCCTGAACATCGCGACGGCCTGCGTGAAGGGGCGCGGAGGGGTCTGGGTCCTCAATCCGCCCTACCTCCTCTTCTATCCCGACCGGGACGATGACGACGTGCCGGACGGGGATCCTGTGGTGCACCTGCAGGGGTTCGGCCTGGAGGACACGCATTCGGTCGTCAACAGCCTGAGGTGGGGCCCCGACGGCTGGCTGTACGCGGCGCAGGGGAGCACGGTGAGCGGCGACGTCATCCGGCCCGGCCTGGACAAGGTCCCGGTCCACTCGCTGGGCCAGCTGATCTGGAGGTACCACCCCGAGACGCGCCGGTATGAGATCTTCGCCGAGGGGGGCGGCAACGCGTTCGGCGTCGAGATCGACGGCAAGGGGCGTATCTTCTCCGGCCACAACGGCGGCGACACGCGCGGATTCCATTACGTGCAGGGCGGTTACTCGCTGAAGGGCTTCCAGAAGCACGGGCCGCTCTCGAACCCGTACGCCTTCGGCTACTTCCCGGCCATGAAGCACGCGCGCGTCGAGCGGTTCACGCACAACTTCGTCATCAACGAGGACGACGCCCTCCGGCCCCAGGACCGGGGCAGGCTCTTCGGCGTCGAGCCGCTCCAGGGCCGCGTCGTGGAGGCCGAAATCTTCCCGGACGGCTCGACGTTCCAGACCCGCGACATCGGCTACGCCGTCCGCTCCACCGACCCGTGGTTCCGCCCCGTGGACATCAAGGCTGGGCCGGACGGGGCGATCTACGTCTGCGATTTCTACGAGGGGCAGATCGCCCACCTCCGCCACCACGAGGGGACGATCGACCCGTCGAACGGCCGCGTCTACCGGCTCTCCGCCGCGAACGCGCCGCATCGCCCGACCCCCGACCTGCGGAAGAAGCCGACGGCGGAACTGGTCTCCGTGTTGATGACCGGGAATCGCTGGGCACGCAACACCTCGCTGCGGCTGCTGGCGGACCGCCGGGATCCGGCCGCGATCCCGCCCCTCCGCGAGGCCTTGCACTCCGCCACGGGCCAGGCCGCGCTCGAGGCGCTCTGGGGCCTGTACCTCTGCGGCGGGCTGGACCCGGCCGAGTCGGCCCGCGCGCTCGACCACGCCGATCCCTACGTCCGACTCTGGGCCGTCCGGCTCCTCGGGGACGCGAATCGGGTCGGCCCCGACGTCGCGGCCCGGCTCGCGACGATGGCGCGGGGAGAGCCGAACGCCGAGGTGCGAAGCCAGCTCGCGTGCACGTCGCGGAGGCTCCCGGCGGCCCAGGGGCTCCCCGTCGTCGCCAACCTCCTGGCACGCGATGAGGACGCGAACGACGTGCAGATCCCGCTGCTCCTCTGGTGGGCCATCGAGGCCCGCTGCGGCGCCGATCGCGAGGCCGTGCTCGCTCTCTTCCGCGGCCCTGAGCTGTGGTCCCGGCCCATCGTCCGGAAGCAGATCCTCGTCCGCCTGATGCAGCGTTTCGCCGCGGCCGGATCCCAGAAGGATCTTCGGACGTGCGCCCAGTTGCTGGAGGCGGCCCCGGACCAGGGGAGTCGCACCCTGCTCTTGCAGGGGTTCGAGATCGCGACCAAAGGGCGATCCCTCGCCACCATGCCGGACGAGTTGACCGCCGCACTCGCGAAGTCGGGCGGCGGCTCCCTGCTGCTCGACCTCAGGCGGGGCCGGCCCGGCGCGATCGAGGAGGCCCTCAAGGTGGCGGCGGATCCGTCTGCCGACCCGCGTCGCAGGATCGCCATGGTCGAGGCGCTCGGGGAGACGCGACGGCCGCAGGTGGTGGCCAGCCTGAAGGACCTGGCGGAGCGCGACGGCGGGGACGTGCGGCTCGCCGCGCTCAACGCCCTGCTCTCGTTCGACGATCCGTCGATCGCCCCCGCCATCCTCGCGTGCTATCCCACCATGCCGGACGACGCACGGGTCGCCGCCGAGACGCTGCTGGCCGCGCGGAAGGCCTCGGCGCTGGCCCTCCTCGAGGCGATCAACGCCGGGAGGATTGACCGGGCCGCGATCACCCCGGAGACGGTCCGCACCCTGTCGGTCCACCGCGATCCCCGCATCGTGGCACTCGTTGCCAGGCTCTGGCCGAACGCCCAAGGGGCCGCGACCGAGCAGCTCCGGCGCGAGGTCGAGCGGCTCGACGCGCTGGCCCGCTCGGGCGCCGCAGACCGCGCGAAGGGCAAGGCCGTCTACCTGGGCCTCTGCGGGAAGTGCCACGTGCTCTTCGGCGAGGGGGGCCACGTGGGCCCCGACCTGACCAGCTACGGCCGGAACGACTTGCCCAACCTGCTCCGGAACATCGTCGATCCCGACGCCGAGATCCGCGAGGGCTACCAGACCGTCCAGGTCGCGACGAAGGACGGGCGGATCCTCTCCGGGTTGCTGACCGAGCAGGACCCGCAATCCCTCGTCCTCCGCGGCGCCGACGGCCGCGACATCGCCGTCCGCCGCGAGGACGTGGAGGAGATCCGGGGCTCGCGGCACTCCCTGATGCCGGAAGGGATCCTGAAGCCCCTGGATGATGCCCAGATCCGCGACCTGCTCTCCTACCTGCGGAGTTCGCAGCCGCTGAATTAG
- a CDS encoding MFS transporter → MSAGAAEVESEIVAPRAPRWAWGLCWLMFASTVLCYMDRQAMALVGPLIRAEYGLTNESYGWVLAAFSLTYAAFQVPAGQIADRRDVRAVYASAVGWWSAAGLAAAFAPGLGILLACRALLGVGESFNWPCALRVTSRILPPADRGLGSGIFNSGAAVGAVLTPLVVTPLAARYGWRAAFVAVGSIGFLWIVPWLRLSRRLPSPAATEARGAVPADGGRLDSPARLAYALLAIASALVACSASLFGLPAIWWAVATLMVGGLAVARALPPQDAGPAWASSLSRIVRLRRFWVLVAVGVSINLCWHFLVNWLPSYLQDDRKMAFLKGGLVSALPYLAADAGNLLGGGATRGLARRGPGTRRARLAVMAASSVLASFGAWVGWVDNDAVVVALLMIMALGTAAYMANYFSACQEVSAEHTGLVVGVLGGLGNLFVAGFLPVAGRIKDATGGFSPVFVAAGLLPFVGLAAMAWGWGKDSPESPESA, encoded by the coding sequence ATGAGCGCGGGGGCCGCGGAGGTCGAGTCCGAGATCGTCGCCCCGCGGGCCCCGCGCTGGGCCTGGGGACTCTGCTGGCTGATGTTCGCCTCGACGGTGCTCTGCTACATGGACAGGCAGGCGATGGCCCTCGTCGGGCCGTTGATCCGCGCCGAATACGGCCTGACCAACGAATCGTATGGGTGGGTCCTGGCGGCCTTTTCGCTGACCTACGCGGCGTTCCAGGTGCCGGCGGGGCAGATCGCGGATCGTCGCGACGTGCGTGCGGTGTACGCCTCGGCCGTCGGCTGGTGGTCCGCGGCGGGGCTGGCCGCGGCGTTCGCGCCAGGCCTGGGCATCTTGCTGGCGTGTCGGGCCCTGCTCGGCGTCGGCGAGTCGTTCAACTGGCCGTGTGCGCTGCGAGTCACGTCGCGGATCTTGCCGCCGGCCGATCGAGGCCTGGGGAGCGGAATCTTCAACTCCGGGGCCGCCGTGGGGGCCGTGCTCACCCCGCTGGTCGTGACGCCGCTCGCGGCCCGGTACGGCTGGCGGGCCGCGTTCGTGGCGGTCGGCTCGATCGGCTTCCTCTGGATCGTCCCGTGGCTGCGGCTGTCTCGCCGGTTGCCGTCCCCGGCCGCGACTGAAGCTCGCGGTGCGGTTCCGGCCGATGGCGGGAGGCTGGATAGCCCGGCACGCCTTGCTTACGCCTTGCTCGCGATCGCCTCCGCCCTGGTGGCGTGCTCGGCCTCCCTGTTCGGCCTGCCCGCGATCTGGTGGGCCGTCGCCACGCTCATGGTGGGCGGGCTCGCCGTCGCCCGGGCCCTGCCGCCCCAGGACGCGGGGCCGGCGTGGGCGAGCAGCCTGTCCCGCATCGTCCGCCTGCGACGCTTCTGGGTGCTCGTGGCGGTCGGCGTCTCGATCAACCTCTGCTGGCACTTCCTGGTCAACTGGCTGCCGTCATACCTGCAAGATGACCGCAAGATGGCGTTCCTCAAGGGAGGCCTGGTCAGTGCCCTGCCCTACCTCGCGGCCGACGCCGGCAACCTGCTCGGCGGCGGTGCGACGCGCGGCCTCGCCCGCCGCGGGCCGGGTACGAGGCGGGCCCGACTGGCCGTGATGGCCGCCTCGTCGGTGCTGGCCAGCTTCGGGGCCTGGGTGGGATGGGTGGACAACGATGCCGTCGTGGTGGCCCTCCTGATGATCATGGCCCTGGGGACGGCGGCATACATGGCGAACTACTTCTCCGCGTGCCAGGAGGTCTCGGCGGAGCATACGGGGCTTGTCGTCGGGGTCCTCGGCGGCCTCGGGAACCTGTTCGTCGCCGGCTTCCTCCCGGTTGCCGGGCGTATCAAGGACGCGACCGGAGGGTTCAGCCCCGTCTTCGTCGCCGCCGGGCTGCTGCCCTTCGTCGGGCTGGCGGCCATGGCCTGGGGCTGGGGGAAGGATTCGCCCGAGTCCCCGGAGTCCGCCTGA
- a CDS encoding enolase C-terminal domain-like protein, with amino-acid sequence MPRSTDIRPVAASLYFLRIRNRVPLKFGAETTTEVTCARVCVTAEDRSGRRAEGWGETPLSVAWVWPGSLSYAERHEALQSLCRRIAAAWVASDADPGHPIEVGQSFVEHELPGLLREFNLRERPEAEPVPWLAALVCASAFDLAVHDAFGNLHEIPTYQTYDDRFMSSDLAAFLEPVAGSAADFRGRYPADYLVLPRPDRLPAWHLVGGKDPVDESETTGQEPDDGYPVLLRDWIRRDGLKCLKVKLRGDDAAWDFDRLVSVGEMAIEERVEWLSADFNCTVQDPEYVVAILDRLLRERPRIYAMTLYVEQPFPYELEDHRIDVRPVSARKPLFLDESAHDWRMIRLGRELGWSGVALKTCKTQTGAILSLCWARAHGMTLMVQDLTNPMLAQVSHALLAAHAGTIMGVETNGMQFYPQASLPEAAVHPGLYTRRDGRIDLSTIRGPGFGYRQDEIARTLPEPAVHVAR; translated from the coding sequence ATGCCCAGGTCAACCGACATCCGCCCCGTCGCCGCGAGCCTGTACTTCCTGCGCATCCGCAATCGGGTCCCGCTGAAGTTCGGCGCGGAGACCACCACCGAGGTCACCTGCGCCCGCGTCTGCGTGACCGCGGAGGACCGTAGCGGCCGCAGGGCCGAGGGATGGGGCGAGACCCCCCTGAGCGTCGCGTGGGTCTGGCCCGGCAGCCTCAGCTATGCGGAGCGGCACGAGGCGCTCCAGTCGCTCTGCCGCCGCATCGCGGCCGCGTGGGTGGCGTCGGACGCGGATCCCGGCCACCCCATCGAGGTCGGCCAGTCGTTCGTCGAGCATGAACTGCCGGGGCTCCTCCGCGAGTTCAACCTCCGCGAGAGGCCTGAGGCCGAGCCGGTCCCGTGGCTCGCGGCCCTCGTCTGTGCCTCGGCCTTCGACCTGGCGGTCCACGACGCCTTCGGCAACCTCCACGAGATCCCGACTTATCAGACGTACGACGACCGGTTCATGAGCTCCGACCTGGCGGCTTTCCTGGAGCCGGTCGCGGGGAGTGCGGCCGATTTTCGCGGCCGTTACCCCGCGGATTACCTCGTCCTGCCGCGCCCCGACCGCCTCCCGGCCTGGCACCTCGTCGGGGGCAAGGACCCGGTCGACGAAAGCGAAACGACCGGGCAGGAGCCGGACGACGGCTATCCCGTCCTGCTCCGCGACTGGATCCGCAGGGACGGCCTGAAGTGCCTGAAGGTGAAGCTCCGGGGCGATGATGCGGCCTGGGACTTCGACCGCCTGGTCTCCGTCGGCGAGATGGCCATCGAGGAGAGGGTCGAGTGGCTGTCCGCGGACTTCAACTGCACCGTGCAGGACCCCGAATACGTCGTCGCGATCCTCGACCGGCTGCTCCGCGAGCGGCCGCGCATCTACGCGATGACCCTCTACGTCGAGCAGCCGTTCCCTTACGAGCTGGAGGACCATCGGATCGACGTACGCCCGGTCTCGGCCCGGAAGCCGCTCTTCCTCGACGAGAGTGCCCACGACTGGCGGATGATCCGCCTCGGGCGCGAGCTCGGCTGGTCGGGCGTGGCCCTCAAGACCTGCAAGACCCAGACCGGCGCGATCCTCTCGCTCTGCTGGGCCCGGGCGCACGGCATGACCCTGATGGTCCAGGACCTGACGAACCCCATGCTCGCCCAGGTGTCCCACGCCCTGCTCGCTGCGCACGCGGGGACGATCATGGGCGTCGAGACCAACGGAATGCAGTTCTATCCGCAGGCCTCGCTCCCCGAGGCCGCGGTCCATCCCGGCCTCTACACCCGCCGCGACGGCCGGATCGACCTCTCCACGATCCGCGGTCCCGGCTTCGGATACCGCCAGGATGAGATCGCGAGGACCCTGCCCGAGCCCGCCGTGCACGTTGCCCGATAG